One Triticum dicoccoides isolate Atlit2015 ecotype Zavitan chromosome 4B, WEW_v2.0, whole genome shotgun sequence genomic window carries:
- the LOC119295165 gene encoding uncharacterized protein LOC119295165 isoform X1, with the protein MATDGNLSEVPLPMQTLPVRFGSVEDRQQRKERTGDLTPPPPVKIRSVEAKGQTPPSAGLPAEEKPPSDLCAASYGPLQPKEVPNPCSDTDHVMAWRHFRLPTPVYVRVDRSGVYHSYPELPGGPFESLDAFESAFHTYARGRSTDTSKETNKERLIRESLEWSDGTRKVATSLQIAERETNNVQRLVKALLDKKNEDQDLKYELEHIVHWQLICEGPNAWYYHFNITMKTKGVNDDAGSVNLFFAEATRVQRDTPGYFLCCFCRIDPNGKDVKCHGCTDNGSIHMKHPSTHFHCGQTDLSFGYDACNDEVCCNAKKMEDDDEEEELREEEERIRESFDYLDDVELMEKLRKKRAELLALHSKIQEDEEAACKD; encoded by the exons ATGGCAACTGACGGCAACCTTAGCGAAGTGCCCCTCCCCATGCAA ACCCTGCCGGTAAGGTTCGGATCTGTTGAGGACAGGCAGCAGCGGAAAGAGAGGACGGGGGACCTCACACCACCCCCGCCGGTAAAGATCAGATCCGTTGAGGCAAAAGGGCAGACGCCACCTTCCGC GGGTTTGCCTGCTGAGGAGAAGCCACCTTCTGACCTGTGTGCTGCTTCCTACGGACCGTTACAGCCCAAAGA GGTTCCCAATCCTTGTTCGGATACCGACCATGTTATGGCCTGGAGGCATTTCCGTTTGCCTACACCAGTCTATGTCAGAGTGGATCGTTCAGGAGTTTATCACTCATATCCAGAGCTGCCAGGTGGGCCGTTCGAGAGCCTTGATGCATTTGAAAGTGCTTTCCATACCTATGCTCGTGGCCGTAGCACTGACAC GTCCAAGGAAACGAATAAGGAGCGTCTTATACGAGAATCTCTTGAGTGGTCAGATGGTACGAGGAAGGTCGCCACAAGTTTGCAAATAGCTGAGAGGGAAACTAACAATGTGCAGAGACTGGTTAAAGCTTTACTGGACAAGAAGAACGAAGATCAG GATTTGAAGTATGAACTCGAACATATTGTTCATTGGCAATTAATCTGTGAAGGTCCCAATGCATGGTACTATCATTTCAATATCACTATGAAAACTAAAGGAGTTAATGATGATGCGGGCAGTGTCAATCTATTTTTCGCTGAAGCCACACGTGTTCAGAGGGATACGCCAGGATATTTTCTCTGCTGTTTCTGCAGGATTGACCCTAACGGCAAGG ATGTTAAATGTCATGGTTGTACGGACAATGGAAGTATTCATATGAAGCACCCCTCTACTCATTTTCATTGCGGCCAAACTGATCTCTCCTTTGGTTATGATGCCTGTAACGATGAGGTGTGTTGCAACGCCAAAAAGATG GAAgacgacgatgaagaagaggaacTGAGAGAAGAGGAGGAAAGGATAAGAGAGTCCTTCGAT TATCTTGACGATGTGGAACTTATGGAGAAACTCCGCAAGAAACGTGCTGAGCTCTTAGCCCTACATTCCAAAATCCAG GAGGATGAAGAAGCGGCCTGTAAAGACTGA
- the LOC119295165 gene encoding uncharacterized protein LOC119295165 isoform X3 gives MSYRVPNPCSDTDHVMAWRHFRLPTPVYVRVDRSGVYHSYPELPGGPFESLDAFESAFHTYARGRSTDTSKETNKERLIRESLEWSDGTRKVATSLQIAERETNNVQRLVKALLDKKNEDQDLKYELEHIVHWQLICEGPNAWYYHFNITMKTKGVNDDAGSVNLFFAEATRVQRDTPGYFLCCFCRIDPNGKDVKCHGCTDNGSIHMKHPSTHFHCGQTDLSFGYDACNDEVCCNAKKMEDDDEEEELREEEERIRESFDYLDDVELMEKLRKKRAELLALHSKIQEDEEAACKD, from the exons ATGTCATACAG GGTTCCCAATCCTTGTTCGGATACCGACCATGTTATGGCCTGGAGGCATTTCCGTTTGCCTACACCAGTCTATGTCAGAGTGGATCGTTCAGGAGTTTATCACTCATATCCAGAGCTGCCAGGTGGGCCGTTCGAGAGCCTTGATGCATTTGAAAGTGCTTTCCATACCTATGCTCGTGGCCGTAGCACTGACAC GTCCAAGGAAACGAATAAGGAGCGTCTTATACGAGAATCTCTTGAGTGGTCAGATGGTACGAGGAAGGTCGCCACAAGTTTGCAAATAGCTGAGAGGGAAACTAACAATGTGCAGAGACTGGTTAAAGCTTTACTGGACAAGAAGAACGAAGATCAG GATTTGAAGTATGAACTCGAACATATTGTTCATTGGCAATTAATCTGTGAAGGTCCCAATGCATGGTACTATCATTTCAATATCACTATGAAAACTAAAGGAGTTAATGATGATGCGGGCAGTGTCAATCTATTTTTCGCTGAAGCCACACGTGTTCAGAGGGATACGCCAGGATATTTTCTCTGCTGTTTCTGCAGGATTGACCCTAACGGCAAGG ATGTTAAATGTCATGGTTGTACGGACAATGGAAGTATTCATATGAAGCACCCCTCTACTCATTTTCATTGCGGCCAAACTGATCTCTCCTTTGGTTATGATGCCTGTAACGATGAGGTGTGTTGCAACGCCAAAAAGATG GAAgacgacgatgaagaagaggaacTGAGAGAAGAGGAGGAAAGGATAAGAGAGTCCTTCGAT TATCTTGACGATGTGGAACTTATGGAGAAACTCCGCAAGAAACGTGCTGAGCTCTTAGCCCTACATTCCAAAATCCAG GAGGATGAAGAAGCGGCCTGTAAAGACTGA
- the LOC119295165 gene encoding uncharacterized protein LOC119295165 isoform X2: MATDGNLSEVPLPMQTLPVRFGSVEDRQQRKERTGDLTPPPPVKIRSVEAKGQTPPSAGLPAEEKPPSDLCAASYGPLQPKEVPNPCSDTDHVMAWRHFRLPTPVYVRVDRSGVYHSYPELPGGPFESLDAFESAFHTYARGRSTDTSKETNKERLIRESLEWSDGTRKVATSLQIAERETNNVQRLVKALLDKKNEDQDLKYELEHIVHWQLICEGPNAWYYHFNITMKTKGVNDDAGSVNLFFAEATRVQRDTPGYFLCCFCRIDPNGKDVKCHGCTDNGSIHMKHPSTHFHCGQTDLSFGYDACNDEEDDDEEEELREEEERIRESFDYLDDVELMEKLRKKRAELLALHSKIQEDEEAACKD, encoded by the exons ATGGCAACTGACGGCAACCTTAGCGAAGTGCCCCTCCCCATGCAA ACCCTGCCGGTAAGGTTCGGATCTGTTGAGGACAGGCAGCAGCGGAAAGAGAGGACGGGGGACCTCACACCACCCCCGCCGGTAAAGATCAGATCCGTTGAGGCAAAAGGGCAGACGCCACCTTCCGC GGGTTTGCCTGCTGAGGAGAAGCCACCTTCTGACCTGTGTGCTGCTTCCTACGGACCGTTACAGCCCAAAGA GGTTCCCAATCCTTGTTCGGATACCGACCATGTTATGGCCTGGAGGCATTTCCGTTTGCCTACACCAGTCTATGTCAGAGTGGATCGTTCAGGAGTTTATCACTCATATCCAGAGCTGCCAGGTGGGCCGTTCGAGAGCCTTGATGCATTTGAAAGTGCTTTCCATACCTATGCTCGTGGCCGTAGCACTGACAC GTCCAAGGAAACGAATAAGGAGCGTCTTATACGAGAATCTCTTGAGTGGTCAGATGGTACGAGGAAGGTCGCCACAAGTTTGCAAATAGCTGAGAGGGAAACTAACAATGTGCAGAGACTGGTTAAAGCTTTACTGGACAAGAAGAACGAAGATCAG GATTTGAAGTATGAACTCGAACATATTGTTCATTGGCAATTAATCTGTGAAGGTCCCAATGCATGGTACTATCATTTCAATATCACTATGAAAACTAAAGGAGTTAATGATGATGCGGGCAGTGTCAATCTATTTTTCGCTGAAGCCACACGTGTTCAGAGGGATACGCCAGGATATTTTCTCTGCTGTTTCTGCAGGATTGACCCTAACGGCAAGG ATGTTAAATGTCATGGTTGTACGGACAATGGAAGTATTCATATGAAGCACCCCTCTACTCATTTTCATTGCGGCCAAACTGATCTCTCCTTTGGTTATGATGCCTGTAACGATGAG GAAgacgacgatgaagaagaggaacTGAGAGAAGAGGAGGAAAGGATAAGAGAGTCCTTCGAT TATCTTGACGATGTGGAACTTATGGAGAAACTCCGCAAGAAACGTGCTGAGCTCTTAGCCCTACATTCCAAAATCCAG GAGGATGAAGAAGCGGCCTGTAAAGACTGA